TCCGGCCGGAGGCGATCAGCTCCGAACGGCTGGCGATGTCGATCCCCATGAAGCAGGGCCACTGGATCGGCGGGCTGCTGACGCGAAAATGGATGGACTTGGTCCCGGCCCGGCGCAATTCCTCCACGATCTTCCGGCTGGTCGTGCCGCGCACGATCGAGTCGTCGACCAGTACGACGCGCTTTCCCTCGAGGATCTGGCGGAGCGGATTGAACTTCAGCTTGATACCAACGTTACGCAGGCGCTGATTGGGCTGAATGAAGGTACGGGTGATGTAGCGGCTCTTGATCAAGCCTTCGCTGTAGGGGATGCCGCTGGCCTCGGCGAAGCCGACCGCAGCCGGCGTGCCCGAGTCTGGGAGCGAGATGACGATATCGGCGTCGGCGGGCGCCTCGCGGGCCAGTTCGCGGCCCATGTTGCGACGGGCCTCGTAGAGCGACTGTCCCTGCAAGTGCGAGTCCGGCCGCGCGAAGTAGATGAACTCGAACATACACATCGCCTTGCGCGGCGACGGCATCACCTGCACCGCGACCGGCTCACCGCGTCCCAGCACGACCGCCTCGCCGGGCTCGATCTCGCGCACGAACTCGGCGCCGACCGTATCGAGCGCACACGTCTCGGAGGTGATGATCGCGCCGCCGTCGGGCAGGCGTCCGAGGCAGAGCGGACGGATCCCGAGAGGATCACGGACGCCGACCAGCGCGTCTTTCGTCAGAAACAGCAGGCAATATGCACCCTGCAAGCGCGGCAGGGCGCGGCGCAAGACGGACACGATGTCGTCTCCACTCGTGTGTGCGACCAGCTCAGCGAGGACTTCGGTATCGCTCGAGGTCCTGAAGCGCACGCCGTGGTCGTCGAGGTCGTCGCGAAGCACCTGGGTATTCGTAAGGTTGCCGTTGTGGGCGATGGCGATCGTCCCCAGCTGCGGGTGTTCGACCATGATCGGCTGCGCATTTTCGAGCCGGTTCGAGCCCGTGGTCGAATAACGCGTGTGGCCGAGCGCGAGGTGCCCGGTGAGCCCCTCGAGCGAGGCCTGGTCGAACGCCTGCGCCACCAGCCCCATGTCCTTGTGCATCCGCATGACGCGCCCGTCGCTAGTCGCGATCCCTGCGCTCTCCTGCCCGCGATGCTGCAACGCGTAGAGCCCGAAGTAGGTCAGGTTGGCGACATCGTCGCCGGGCGCGTCGATGCCGAACAGGCCGCATTCTTCGTGCATCCGTTCGTCCGCCATCGGATGGCGCATCAGAACGCCGTCTCCCAGGCCTGTCGCAGGGTTTCCAGCGAGATGCGGATGTCGGACCCCACGTGGAGATC
This genomic interval from Candidatus Dormiibacterota bacterium contains the following:
- the purF gene encoding amidophosphoribosyltransferase — translated: MRHPMADERMHEECGLFGIDAPGDDVANLTYFGLYALQHRGQESAGIATSDGRVMRMHKDMGLVAQAFDQASLEGLTGHLALGHTRYSTTGSNRLENAQPIMVEHPQLGTIAIAHNGNLTNTQVLRDDLDDHGVRFRTSSDTEVLAELVAHTSGDDIVSVLRRALPRLQGAYCLLFLTKDALVGVRDPLGIRPLCLGRLPDGGAIITSETCALDTVGAEFVREIEPGEAVVLGRGEPVAVQVMPSPRKAMCMFEFIYFARPDSHLQGQSLYEARRNMGRELAREAPADADIVISLPDSGTPAAVGFAEASGIPYSEGLIKSRYITRTFIQPNQRLRNVGIKLKFNPLRQILEGKRVVLVDDSIVRGTTSRKIVEELRRAGTKSIHFRVSSPPIQWPCFMGIDIASRSELIASGRSVDEVERLIGADSLKYLSKAGLFRAVKNVHGFCMACFDGDYPVPVPVQLEMDKLALEPVAR